One Tamlana carrageenivorans genomic region harbors:
- a CDS encoding DUF1549 domain-containing protein, producing MFSVYDATNQLKLNHSILFYTMENTNWILQLLGRLHPLLVHFPIGLLVVALFLEILTIRGKKQGLRDGIKWMVYLGALFAGFSALFGWLLRTQEDYSGDLVDYHQYTGIATAVLAIGTALMLRNTLNKQQIDLRLYRGMLTITVVVLTIAGHLGANLTHGEDYLIAVLPWNKEPYQDVKSDLLLSELQKSKTITESQQDRLNLEVRAIFAHKCYQCHSENKQKGALILETKAGVFKGGESGASIVPGKPQESELYRRITLPTGHKEVMPTKGKLLTESEITLVKMWIQEGAHWSDQAVKVFPEAELALHKPELPQTDHIEHPLDKLIDNYFKEHNLNWPEVVDDRTFIKRAYMDVIGLLPEPKSIQKFKEDTNPNKREALIDTLLSDHTNYTQHWLSFWNDLLRNDYYSVGGKAPITHWLYSSLMNNKSYDQIVTELVNPVKGSEGFIKGVKWRGVVNASQRTEMQAAQNIGQSLMGVNVKCASCHNSFVSNLTLEQAYGFATVFSDTILELNRCDKPIGKMAKPSFLYPELGSVEGKTVSDRLLKLAEVMVQRDNGRLYRTISNRFWDRLMGRGIVEPLDEMDNAPWDAQVLDWLAADFVDSGSDLKHLIRRIMTSKVYQLPMVNYKKAEDLKTKYVFKGPVTRRLSAEQFSDAVSQIIAPLYPQVAFNPNGDDIKAIRIWHLEEELGRVVLPEPGKRYFRKSFHVTNEAKDKGEILISVDNSFVLYFNGKKLKEDENWKTVDKIDITENLKPGKNTIAIIGGNTGEIANPAGILFALKLDYKSGKSELIKSDTSWLSSRELPQGNWVAVNYDDSSWKKVRNYSTGNFKNWGQLLDFTFKPHSEKYARASLVKQHPFMKALGRPSREIVTTSREDQATLLQALELTNGVFFNEILDEGAQAWLKKYKDDSNVIVHNLYNKALGRQPSKLEKMAMLEVLGSEPKKEELQDAFWAVLMSPEFQFIN from the coding sequence TTGTTTTCAGTATATGATGCAACAAATCAACTTAAACTAAACCATTCAATTTTATTTTATACCATGGAGAATACAAACTGGATACTCCAATTATTGGGGCGCTTACACCCTTTATTAGTGCATTTTCCTATTGGCCTATTGGTCGTAGCACTATTTCTTGAAATTTTAACCATTAGAGGAAAAAAACAAGGTTTACGAGACGGCATTAAATGGATGGTGTACTTAGGTGCGCTATTTGCAGGGTTCTCGGCATTATTCGGTTGGTTATTACGTACTCAAGAGGATTATAGTGGCGATTTGGTCGATTATCATCAATATACAGGAATCGCTACTGCGGTTTTGGCGATTGGTACCGCCTTGATGTTGCGAAATACCTTGAATAAACAACAGATAGACTTGCGGCTTTACAGAGGGATGCTAACGATAACAGTAGTCGTATTAACTATTGCAGGACATTTAGGAGCGAATCTAACGCACGGAGAAGATTATCTAATCGCTGTTTTACCTTGGAATAAGGAGCCTTACCAAGATGTGAAATCAGATTTACTGCTTTCTGAATTACAAAAATCGAAAACCATTACAGAATCACAGCAAGACCGATTAAACTTAGAAGTTAGAGCCATATTTGCCCATAAATGTTACCAGTGCCATAGCGAGAATAAGCAAAAAGGCGCATTAATTTTAGAAACGAAAGCTGGCGTTTTTAAAGGAGGTGAATCGGGAGCATCTATAGTGCCAGGAAAACCCCAGGAAAGCGAATTATATAGAAGAATTACTCTGCCTACCGGACATAAAGAGGTCATGCCTACCAAAGGAAAGTTATTAACCGAGAGCGAAATTACACTGGTTAAAATGTGGATACAGGAAGGAGCGCATTGGTCCGACCAAGCTGTAAAAGTGTTTCCGGAGGCCGAATTGGCTCTTCATAAACCAGAATTGCCTCAGACTGACCATATAGAACACCCTTTAGATAAATTAATAGACAACTATTTTAAAGAACATAATTTAAACTGGCCAGAGGTTGTAGATGACAGAACTTTTATTAAACGAGCTTATATGGATGTTATAGGCTTACTTCCTGAACCAAAATCTATTCAGAAATTTAAAGAAGATACAAATCCTAATAAAAGGGAAGCATTAATAGATACCTTATTAAGTGATCATACAAACTACACGCAGCATTGGCTAAGTTTTTGGAATGATTTGTTACGTAACGATTACTACAGTGTAGGAGGTAAAGCGCCCATTACACATTGGTTGTATTCTTCATTAATGAATAATAAATCATATGATCAAATTGTAACAGAGTTAGTAAACCCCGTAAAAGGTTCAGAAGGTTTTATTAAAGGGGTTAAATGGCGTGGTGTGGTTAATGCCAGTCAAAGGACTGAAATGCAAGCGGCTCAAAATATTGGACAGTCGCTTATGGGGGTTAATGTTAAATGTGCGTCGTGTCACAATAGTTTTGTGAGTAACTTAACCTTAGAACAGGCCTATGGTTTTGCAACTGTTTTTTCAGATACTATACTTGAATTAAATAGATGTGATAAACCCATAGGGAAAATGGCGAAGCCCAGTTTTTTATATCCAGAACTCGGGAGTGTAGAGGGAAAAACGGTTAGTGATAGGTTACTAAAACTTGCTGAGGTTATGGTTCAACGCGATAACGGAAGGTTATATCGCACCATAAGCAATAGATTTTGGGACCGATTAATGGGACGTGGTATTGTTGAGCCTTTAGATGAAATGGATAACGCGCCTTGGGACGCCCAAGTATTGGATTGGTTAGCTGCAGATTTTGTGGATTCGGGTTCCGACTTAAAACATTTAATTAGGCGTATTATGACTTCTAAAGTCTACCAGTTGCCAATGGTTAATTATAAAAAAGCAGAGGATTTAAAAACAAAGTATGTTTTTAAAGGTCCTGTAACTCGCCGATTAAGTGCTGAACAATTTTCGGATGCTGTAAGCCAAATTATAGCACCACTTTATCCGCAAGTTGCATTTAATCCTAATGGTGATGATATTAAAGCGATTCGAATTTGGCATTTAGAAGAAGAATTAGGGCGCGTTGTACTTCCTGAACCTGGAAAGCGCTATTTCAGAAAATCGTTTCATGTGACTAATGAAGCTAAAGATAAAGGAGAAATTTTAATATCGGTAGATAACTCATTTGTGCTTTACTTTAACGGTAAAAAATTAAAGGAAGATGAAAATTGGAAAACGGTAGATAAAATTGACATAACAGAAAATTTAAAACCAGGAAAAAATACTATTGCCATTATTGGCGGCAATACTGGTGAAATTGCTAATCCCGCAGGAATATTATTTGCTTTAAAATTAGATTATAAATCGGGTAAATCTGAATTGATAAAATCGGATACATCGTGGTTAAGCTCACGAGAACTACCACAGGGAAATTGGGTTGCTGTTAATTATGATGATAGCTCATGGAAAAAGGTAAGAAATTATAGTACGGGAAATTTTAAGAATTGGGGACAGCTCCTTGATTTTACATTTAAGCCTCACAGCGAAAAATATGCTCGTGCTAGTTTAGTAAAACAACACCCGTTTATGAAAGCTCTGGGGCGACCTAGTAGAGAAATTGTTACCACTTCGAGAGAAGATCAAGCCACATTACTTCAAGCCTTGGAACTTACAAATGGCGTCTTTTTTAATGAGATTTTAGATGAAGGTGCTCAGGCATGGCTAAAAAAATATAAGGACGACTCAAATGTAATCGTGCATAACTTGTATAATAAAGCACTTGGTAGGCAACCTTCTAAACTAGAAAAAATGGCAATGCTGGAAGTTTTAGGTTCTGAACCCAAAAAAGAAGAACTCCAAGATGCATTTTGGGCAGTTTTGATGTCGCCAGAATTTCAGTTCATTAATTAA
- a CDS encoding DUF1501 domain-containing protein translates to MDKYSSRRDFLKKMSAASLSAAATTIPGFSFLSSCSPEVQKRVSSADTVILLWMAGGMAHTETFDPKAYVPFEKGVESKRVLSTFPKKPTIVDDLYFSEGLESIGSVMDKGAIIRSYKSADLGHILHTRHQYHWHTCYEPPQSVQAPHIGAWIAKELGPANPVIPPFIAMGQRFTMGESEELKAFHSAGFLGTEFGPFLIPDPSSGLESVRPPKGMSLKRFEARYKLYKELANKSEVMQQASDYQRESLMRSMEQSYRLLNSPEAKVFDLSEEPKEVYDTYNTGRFGLGCLLAKRLAMNGGRFISVSTEYEPFLGWDTHENGHTRLKKMKALIDRPVAQLIKDLDESGHLDRTLIILASEFSRDAIMEGRPGKKVKNQVNQPDVIEHEKHYGMHRHFTDGSSILMWGGGVKKGLVYGKTADERPCSSIENPVVIDQVHQSIYHALGIPPETHYEIESRPFYTTPDGKGKPILDLFGNPMTSKKV, encoded by the coding sequence ATGGATAAATATAGTTCACGTAGAGATTTTCTAAAAAAAATGAGCGCTGCAAGTTTATCAGCAGCCGCAACCACCATTCCTGGTTTTAGCTTTTTAAGTTCTTGTTCGCCCGAAGTTCAAAAAAGGGTATCATCCGCAGACACCGTGATATTACTGTGGATGGCTGGTGGTATGGCACATACCGAAACCTTCGACCCCAAAGCTTATGTACCGTTTGAAAAGGGCGTAGAAAGCAAGCGTGTATTAAGTACCTTTCCTAAAAAACCAACCATTGTTGATGATTTATACTTTTCTGAAGGTTTAGAATCTATAGGTAGTGTTATGGATAAAGGTGCCATAATTCGTTCTTATAAATCGGCAGATTTAGGCCATATATTACACACCCGCCATCAATACCATTGGCACACCTGCTACGAACCACCACAATCTGTACAAGCACCTCATATTGGTGCTTGGATAGCTAAAGAATTGGGGCCTGCAAATCCGGTAATTCCACCATTTATTGCCATGGGACAACGTTTTACTATGGGAGAGTCGGAAGAATTAAAAGCTTTTCATTCTGCTGGTTTCTTAGGTACTGAATTTGGTCCGTTTTTAATTCCAGATCCATCTAGCGGTCTTGAAAGTGTACGACCTCCAAAAGGAATGTCTTTAAAACGTTTTGAGGCACGCTATAAATTGTACAAAGAGCTTGCTAATAAAAGTGAGGTGATGCAGCAGGCTAGTGATTATCAACGTGAGTCTTTAATGCGTTCTATGGAGCAATCATACCGTTTGTTGAATTCGCCAGAAGCTAAAGTTTTCGACCTTTCTGAAGAACCAAAAGAAGTTTACGATACTTACAATACAGGCCGTTTCGGTTTAGGGTGTTTATTGGCAAAACGATTGGCTATGAATGGCGGACGCTTTATTAGTGTTTCTACCGAATATGAACCATTTTTAGGTTGGGATACTCATGAAAACGGACACACCAGACTTAAAAAAATGAAAGCGCTTATTGATAGGCCTGTGGCGCAATTAATTAAAGATTTAGATGAAAGTGGACACCTAGATAGAACATTGATCATTCTAGCCAGTGAGTTTAGTCGTGATGCCATCATGGAAGGAAGGCCTGGTAAAAAAGTGAAAAACCAAGTGAACCAGCCCGATGTTATCGAACATGAAAAGCATTATGGTATGCATCGTCATTTTACCGATGGTAGCTCTATCCTCATGTGGGGTGGTGGCGTAAAGAAAGGATTGGTTTATGGCAAAACGGCCGATGAACGTCCTTGTTCCTCCATTGAAAACCCTGTAGTTATAGATCAAGTCCATCAGTCTATTTATCACGCTTTGGGTATTCCTCCAGAAACCCATTATGAAATAGAAAGTAGACCTTTTTATACAACTCCAGATGGCAAAGGGAAGCCCATATTGGATTTGTTTGGAAATCCCATGACATCAAAAAAAGTATAA
- a CDS encoding 6-bladed beta-propeller, with translation MKRRTFINNISKASLGVVAVPHFNILKSKPKMYNTIIGHGDFKYKVHKSWGDLDRTVTPVKNCHEMVMDSKGRLIMVGDDVHNNVLIYDKSGKLLDSWGIRYKGGHGLSLWNDGSDDFLFICDTKGSVIKTTTDGRELMLIGHPSEYGAYEKDAVFKPTESAVGPNGDIYIADGYGSNYILQFTKDGEFIRKIGEGRGTGENQFQTAHGVCIDYRGKGDPTLLITSRAANCFKRFTLDGKFIEQINLPGAFVCRPVIHNKNLYSGVCWSSEIDYVEGDKNTHPYNINPKSGFVTILDEKGKVISNPGGTQPKYRNGKLQRMVQEQPIFNHCHDVCVDDDENLYVCQWNANKAYPIKLERV, from the coding sequence ATGAAGCGAAGAACATTCATAAACAACATATCAAAAGCCTCATTAGGTGTGGTAGCTGTACCTCATTTTAATATTCTAAAGTCGAAACCTAAAATGTATAATACGATTATTGGACATGGCGATTTTAAGTATAAAGTACATAAATCGTGGGGCGATCTAGATAGAACCGTAACCCCCGTAAAAAACTGTCATGAAATGGTTATGGATTCAAAAGGACGACTTATCATGGTTGGGGATGATGTTCATAACAATGTTTTGATTTATGATAAATCGGGAAAGTTATTGGATTCTTGGGGTATTCGTTATAAAGGAGGACACGGTCTTTCGCTTTGGAACGATGGCTCCGATGATTTTCTATTTATTTGTGATACCAAGGGAAGTGTGATAAAAACAACTACAGACGGTAGGGAGTTGATGTTAATTGGTCATCCGTCAGAATATGGCGCCTATGAAAAGGATGCCGTTTTTAAGCCTACAGAATCTGCTGTAGGACCTAATGGCGATATTTATATTGCAGATGGTTATGGCTCAAACTATATATTGCAATTTACAAAAGATGGCGAGTTTATAAGGAAGATTGGTGAAGGCAGAGGCACTGGAGAAAATCAATTTCAAACCGCACATGGGGTTTGTATTGATTACAGGGGTAAAGGCGATCCAACATTATTAATTACCTCTAGAGCTGCCAATTGTTTTAAACGCTTCACTTTAGATGGTAAATTTATTGAGCAAATTAATTTACCAGGGGCGTTTGTTTGTCGCCCAGTGATTCATAATAAAAACTTGTATTCTGGGGTGTGTTGGTCTTCAGAAATAGATTATGTTGAAGGTGATAAGAATACACATCCGTATAATATAAACCCAAAATCTGGTTTTGTCACTATTTTAGATGAAAAAGGAAAAGTCATCTCAAACCCTGGAGGTACCCAACCAAAATATAGAAATGGGAAATTGCAACGCATGGTTCAAGAGCAACCTATTTTTAATCATTGCCACGATGTTTGTGTGGATGATGACGAAAATCTGTATGTATGCCAATGGAACGCTAACAAAGCGTATCCTATTAAGTTAGAGCGGGTTTGA
- a CDS encoding T9SS type A sorting domain-containing protein: MAKKIPFSILALLISTIVIAQDYPFSLPSNMDATINITSSSKEVYNNLLLGTNTHHFSTTTEKNLINKLKPITIRFPHGLWANWYDWRRDVTRLFGTESFEYEQGEDKTIRTKTVDKLANIKIFDSHNIKVGIEGLTSLNATRKSNTGKGFDMMWTFNMSADGTDFNNGCPETIARYDDLIARGFEVKAVEMGNECFYPGQRSSIIPNAEDYIARAKAMSAALKAKDPNIKVSVPLLRRDNWANPNWNTDLTQDLSYFDAVTVHTYVGSDPDDASNSDDAYGTALTARKHLGNSIFDYAHQVAPNKPIWLTEWGVKSGGPNAVSALGMVDCYIFMSENQDVFERANWFSVNGVLNSHYVWETYISPSGVERPRIKYPLEKTVFGSAYEIIRLALENTTLIESNIQVPNLVEGVKAVNARVVTKEGKTSVFVVNLSNQEVPFKVNIDGVAYSGSTVHKAMSFNSMNEERAIGVDVDPLTLVSQGIGSITLPKFSINIIELSEASLSTSEIIKQAEVRVYPNPNQGTFNIKLNSGEVAQYRIFSLNGVEIQSGNIVSNKEIQLAKKQAGMYLLQVEGSHGTTTHKIVIH, translated from the coding sequence ATGGCCAAAAAAATACCTTTTTCTATATTAGCATTACTCATTTCAACCATAGTAATTGCGCAAGATTATCCTTTTAGTTTGCCATCAAATATGGATGCTACTATAAATATAACTTCTTCTTCAAAAGAAGTTTATAACAATTTATTACTCGGTACAAATACGCATCATTTTTCTACCACAACAGAGAAAAATTTAATAAATAAATTAAAACCTATAACTATAAGGTTTCCTCATGGTTTATGGGCTAATTGGTACGATTGGCGTCGAGATGTTACTAGACTTTTTGGAACAGAAAGTTTTGAGTATGAACAAGGTGAAGATAAAACCATTAGAACAAAAACAGTTGATAAGTTAGCTAATATAAAAATATTTGATAGCCATAACATTAAGGTTGGCATAGAAGGTCTTACAAGTTTAAACGCTACTAGAAAATCAAATACGGGTAAGGGATTTGATATGATGTGGACGTTTAACATGAGTGCCGATGGAACCGATTTTAATAATGGATGTCCAGAAACCATAGCAAGGTATGATGATTTGATTGCTAGAGGCTTTGAAGTTAAAGCTGTTGAAATGGGTAACGAGTGTTTTTATCCTGGGCAAAGAAGTTCTATTATTCCAAATGCCGAAGATTATATTGCTAGGGCAAAAGCCATGTCGGCGGCACTTAAAGCCAAAGACCCTAATATTAAAGTGTCTGTGCCATTGTTGCGAAGAGATAATTGGGCTAACCCGAATTGGAATACCGATTTAACTCAAGACCTAAGCTATTTTGATGCTGTTACCGTGCATACTTACGTGGGCTCAGATCCAGACGATGCTTCTAATAGTGATGACGCCTACGGAACGGCACTAACAGCTCGTAAACACTTGGGGAATTCTATTTTCGATTATGCACATCAAGTGGCACCTAATAAACCTATCTGGTTAACAGAATGGGGGGTGAAATCGGGTGGTCCTAATGCGGTTTCTGCTTTAGGTATGGTAGATTGCTATATTTTTATGAGTGAAAACCAAGATGTTTTTGAGCGTGCAAACTGGTTTAGTGTTAATGGGGTGTTAAATTCGCACTACGTTTGGGAAACCTATATTTCTCCTAGCGGTGTTGAGCGCCCTAGAATTAAATATCCTCTAGAAAAAACAGTATTTGGATCAGCTTATGAAATTATACGATTAGCCCTTGAAAACACCACATTGATTGAAAGTAATATTCAGGTGCCAAATCTAGTAGAAGGTGTAAAAGCTGTTAATGCTAGGGTGGTTACTAAAGAAGGTAAAACCTCTGTTTTTGTGGTTAACCTTAGTAATCAAGAGGTGCCTTTTAAAGTAAATATAGACGGTGTTGCTTATTCAGGTTCCACAGTTCATAAAGCTATGTCGTTTAATAGTATGAACGAAGAACGCGCCATAGGCGTTGATGTAGATCCGTTAACTTTAGTTAGTCAAGGAATTGGAAGTATTACTTTACCTAAATTCTCCATAAACATTATTGAATTATCAGAAGCTTCTTTATCTACTTCAGAAATTATAAAACAAGCAGAGGTTAGGGTATATCCAAACCCTAATCAGGGTACTTTTAATATTAAACTAAATTCGGGAGAAGTAGCCCAATACAGAATTTTTTCCTTGAATGGTGTAGAAATACAAAGCGGGAATATCGTCTCGAATAAAGAGATTCAATTAGCGAAAAAGCAAGCTGGTATGTATTTATTGCAAGTAGAAGGAAGTCATGGTACTACAACGCATAAAATAGTAATTCATTAA
- a CDS encoding alpha-L-rhamnosidase yields MKKYKLLFSLLLVAVFCFTCKEEQILQASLDFGQVLLNAKSNPTAIESETPLFSWTVDTEGFNKSQSAYHILVASSSDKLNESGADIWNSQKIESNKSTFVKFEGKSLEALKTYYWQVKIWDESGNASGWSDVQKFQMGLMDESKWGASKWITLQTDNRTSPYRFRDYKTGNMKQGKPVTGFAASYFRNKINLNKEIDNAQVYICGLGYYELFLNGEKVGDHVLDPAPSNYDKQAYYVNYDITEQLNSGENAFGILLGNGFYGQNISWNRDPESNKSGVSYGPPTVRCLVKLNYKDGSSSDFYTDETWKESTGPIVFNNIYGGDTYDARFELGNWTSVDYNDSSWGQAKEATPNVNKISAQQIPAIKKLKEFEPQNVFKGVDDEWIVDFGQNIAGWVKLNVKEQEGQLIEVITTEALLTNGKDIFQGSTGGGANGMAQIYQYICKGDGLEFWEPKFSYHGFRYAKIKGISTKPDADMIKAVLVATDIQETGSFECSDDLFNKMHSISKWTIVDNVHGIPEDCPHREKCGWLGDAHAFCEYALYNYDMYDFYKKYMEDIRTQMRPTKGHNNPELKFQVPTMIAPGKRTSTYAKIDWGVATMYLPWYNYLYYGDDAIVKEYYPEMKDLTNFYLNFKGENGIMQDGMGDWCPPRWDRRKNPSAMECDPIISANAYFYDVLGIMETFAKMNNDSAYQSKMTLEKEALKAVFNKAFLVEIQGTKYKWYQSQTATVQALQFGMVPEEDIENVVDGLAYDIVEVKGGHHSTGIHGNRYIYTVLSKYGKADLAYDILTTPEFPSQTYVMNSGFTTWPERQFEWETMEGPTNSLNHPMHSGFSAYFFESLGGIKSSTKEAGYKQFIVNPEFPSQITQTKVSVPTPYGDVKNDWAFEEGKLSMTLEIPFNTKANLVLNQPELESLIINGTAFKDFQKDNNYGTLKGTNVILGSGKYKILYTKDEK; encoded by the coding sequence ATGAAAAAATATAAACTTTTATTTTCCCTTTTACTAGTAGCTGTTTTTTGTTTCACTTGTAAGGAGGAACAAATCTTACAGGCATCATTAGATTTTGGTCAGGTTTTACTTAATGCCAAAAGCAACCCAACGGCTATTGAAAGTGAAACACCACTTTTTTCGTGGACTGTAGATACCGAAGGGTTTAATAAATCGCAGTCGGCATATCACATTTTAGTAGCGTCTTCTTCCGATAAACTAAACGAATCGGGTGCCGATATTTGGAATTCACAAAAAATTGAAAGTAACAAATCCACTTTTGTAAAGTTTGAAGGTAAATCCTTAGAAGCTTTAAAAACCTATTATTGGCAGGTTAAAATTTGGGATGAAAGTGGCAATGCCTCTGGGTGGTCTGATGTTCAAAAGTTTCAAATGGGACTGATGGATGAATCTAAGTGGGGAGCATCAAAATGGATTACACTTCAAACGGATAATCGAACTTCTCCGTATCGTTTTAGAGATTACAAAACCGGAAATATGAAACAAGGGAAGCCGGTAACAGGTTTTGCTGCTAGTTATTTTAGAAATAAAATCAACCTTAATAAGGAAATCGATAATGCCCAAGTTTATATTTGTGGTTTAGGGTATTACGAATTGTTTTTAAACGGTGAAAAAGTAGGCGACCATGTATTAGACCCTGCACCATCAAATTATGATAAGCAAGCGTATTATGTAAATTACGACATTACAGAACAGTTGAATTCTGGTGAAAACGCCTTCGGAATTTTATTAGGAAACGGATTTTACGGACAAAATATTTCTTGGAATCGAGATCCAGAATCTAATAAATCAGGTGTGTCTTACGGCCCACCAACCGTACGTTGTTTGGTAAAATTAAACTATAAAGATGGTTCGTCGTCAGATTTCTATACTGATGAAACATGGAAAGAATCAACAGGACCTATTGTTTTTAATAATATTTATGGCGGGGATACTTATGATGCTCGATTTGAATTAGGTAATTGGACTAGTGTTGATTATAATGATAGTTCTTGGGGGCAAGCCAAAGAAGCTACTCCAAATGTCAATAAAATTAGTGCACAACAAATTCCTGCTATCAAAAAGTTAAAGGAATTTGAACCTCAAAATGTATTTAAAGGTGTCGATGATGAGTGGATTGTCGATTTCGGACAAAATATAGCCGGTTGGGTAAAATTAAATGTTAAAGAACAAGAAGGTCAACTTATTGAAGTCATTACTACTGAAGCATTACTAACCAACGGCAAAGATATTTTTCAAGGTTCTACAGGAGGTGGTGCCAATGGAATGGCACAAATTTATCAGTACATCTGCAAAGGAGATGGTCTTGAATTTTGGGAACCAAAATTTAGTTATCACGGATTTAGGTATGCTAAGATCAAAGGCATTTCTACAAAACCAGATGCCGATATGATTAAGGCGGTTTTGGTCGCTACCGATATTCAGGAAACGGGTAGCTTTGAGTGTTCTGATGATTTATTCAACAAGATGCATAGTATTAGTAAATGGACTATTGTTGATAATGTTCATGGTATTCCAGAAGATTGCCCTCATCGCGAAAAATGTGGCTGGTTAGGCGATGCCCACGCTTTTTGTGAGTACGCTTTATATAATTACGATATGTACGATTTCTATAAAAAATATATGGAAGATATCCGTACACAAATGCGTCCTACCAAGGGGCATAATAATCCAGAGCTAAAATTTCAAGTACCTACCATGATTGCGCCAGGAAAACGTACTTCCACCTATGCTAAAATTGATTGGGGAGTAGCCACCATGTATTTACCTTGGTACAACTATTTATATTACGGCGATGATGCGATTGTAAAGGAGTACTACCCCGAAATGAAAGATTTAACCAACTTTTACCTCAATTTTAAAGGTGAAAATGGCATCATGCAAGATGGTATGGGCGATTGGTGTCCACCACGTTGGGATAGAAGAAAGAACCCAAGCGCTATGGAATGCGATCCTATTATTTCAGCGAACGCTTACTTCTATGATGTTTTAGGCATTATGGAAACCTTCGCAAAAATGAATAACGATTCGGCGTATCAATCAAAAATGACATTAGAAAAAGAAGCCTTAAAAGCAGTATTTAATAAAGCCTTTTTAGTTGAAATTCAAGGAACAAAATACAAGTGGTACCAAAGTCAAACGGCCACGGTTCAAGCCTTACAATTCGGTATGGTTCCAGAGGAAGATATCGAAAATGTGGTTGATGGGTTGGCTTATGATATTGTTGAAGTTAAAGGCGGTCACCATTCCACAGGAATTCATGGTAACCGTTACATTTATACCGTGTTGTCTAAATATGGAAAAGCAGATTTAGCTTATGATATTTTAACGACACCAGAATTTCCTAGTCAAACTTATGTGATGAATTCAGGGTTTACCACATGGCCAGAACGCCAATTTGAATGGGAAACCATGGAAGGTCCAACCAATTCTTTAAACCATCCCATGCACAGTGGGTTTTCGGCTTACTTTTTCGAATCTTTAGGAGGCATTAAATCAAGTACAAAGGAAGCGGGGTACAAGCAGTTTATTGTGAATCCAGAATTTCCAAGTCAAATAACCCAAACCAAAGTTAGTGTGCCAACACCTTATGGGGACGTTAAAAACGATTGGGCCTTTGAAGAAGGTAAATTATCAATGACCTTAGAAATACCTTTTAATACTAAAGCTAATTTGGTTTTAAATCAACCGGAACTAGAATCTTTAATAATCAATGGTACGGCGTTTAAAGATTTTCAAAAAGATAATAATTACGGAACCTTAAAAGGTACAAACGTCATTTTAGGTTCTGGTAAGTATAAAATTCTATATACAAAAGATGAAAAATAA
- a CDS encoding T9SS type A sorting domain-containing protein — translation MKNKILMTGLLSIGLIINSFSQTCDGTLPFEEQNGILTIEMESGVINDSRWKIGTENETINGQPRVTKYLYWTGAESFSNLSNAPIVYKIKINNPGTYRFAWRMRVGMGTSKGEHNDAWLKIDGEDFYGIKNGAKVYPKPYCNSDASLTCAAGSSTQNFIKAFGNRLDWGFVTNTNVHVAHRVFVTFNEAKEYTITVDARSTYLFIDRMVLRRSDVSDSVAFDLANSESSCYNVLSLDNENRFDRIKLYPNPTKGLVSIKNMPINSKLRLSNNQGATIREIEVTTSSEYLDISDLSGGIYFISSTDNQSGFVRKIVKL, via the coding sequence ATGAAAAATAAAATACTAATGACAGGCCTACTTTCGATAGGATTAATTATAAATTCTTTTTCTCAAACTTGTGATGGTACATTGCCTTTTGAAGAACAAAATGGTATTTTGACCATAGAGATGGAATCTGGAGTAATTAATGATAGCAGATGGAAGATTGGAACAGAAAATGAAACGATAAATGGGCAGCCTAGAGTTACTAAGTACTTGTATTGGACGGGGGCAGAATCTTTCAGTAACCTTTCTAACGCGCCAATTGTTTATAAAATAAAAATTAATAATCCTGGAACCTACAGGTTTGCATGGCGAATGCGCGTAGGCATGGGGACAAGTAAAGGAGAGCATAATGATGCATGGTTAAAAATAGATGGCGAAGACTTTTACGGTATAAAAAACGGAGCCAAAGTGTACCCTAAACCATATTGTAACTCGGACGCTTCGTTAACTTGTGCGGCAGGTTCGTCTACCCAAAATTTTATAAAGGCCTTTGGTAACAGATTAGATTGGGGCTTTGTAACAAATACCAACGTCCATGTTGCACATCGCGTATTTGTAACCTTTAATGAAGCCAAGGAATATACCATTACAGTGGATGCAAGATCGACTTATTTATTTATAGATAGAATGGTTCTTAGAAGAAGTGATGTTTCAGATAGCGTGGCTTTTGATTTGGCAAACAGCGAATCGTCGTGTTATAATGTGTTATCCTTAGATAATGAAAATCGTTTTGATAGGATTAAGTTGTATCCTAATCCCACAAAAGGACTAGTAAGTATTAAAAATATGCCTATTAATTCTAAGCTTAGGCTATCCAATAATCAAGGTGCTACCATTCGCGAAATTGAGGTGACCACTTCTAGTGAATATCTGGATATAAGTGATTTGTCTGGTGGTATTTATTTTATATCAAGTACTGATAATCAAAGTGGTTTTGTTAGAAAAATAGTCAAATTATAA